A single genomic interval of Dysidea avara chromosome 6, odDysAvar1.4, whole genome shotgun sequence harbors:
- the LOC136257441 gene encoding profilin-4-like, with protein MNLLQNLIHESLVATGHVECAAIIRRKDSSIRATSVGYTPSAEQIEAITAAFKNPPQAREHGIYFNGASYCCIRADKNSVYAKKAKSGFIAVRTTTLIIFGSYSSSMYPAVCVEAVEKLGEYFREKNK; from the exons ATGAATTTACTCCAGAACTTAATTCATGAATCACTGGTCGCAACTGGTCACGTGGAGTGTGCGGCTATTATTAGAAGAAAAGACTCTTCAATTAGAGCTACCTCGGTGGGATACACG CCTAGTGCAGAACAAATAGAAGCCATCACAGCGGCGTTCAAGAATCCCCCACAAGCCAGAGAACACGGCATTTATTTCAATGGAGCTTCTTACTGTTGCATCAGAGCAGACAAGAACTCTGTCTACGCCAAAAAG GCTAAGTCAGGTTTCATAGCAGTTCGGACCACTACACTGATCATATTCGGATCTTATTCTTCGTCAATGTATCCTGCTGTGTGTGTGGAGGCTGTGGAAAAGCTTG GTGAATACTTTAGAGAGAAGAACAAGTAG